The Candida orthopsilosis Co 90-125, chromosome 7 draft sequence genome has a window encoding:
- a CDS encoding Dcd1 protein (S. cerevisiae homolog DCD1 has dCMP deaminase activity, has role in pyrimidine nucleotide biosynthetic process and localizes to cytoplasm), producing MLIGISGTLSSGKTEVARYLTFQGFKVLHYQPLPAEIPDELNAYTPESEDINYEMEQLAIKQYSNMENFKVFKTLDSLLEFVTVNWRDNYVISHIEDINMLKALQKRPFFLHISIDAPLSLRYKRYAKKKQTLEEFVQHNDDTLFNSKSPLLEINNQAQVKIINTSTSIKDLFIKLSELNLLDPSRLRPTWDSYFMRLADLAALRSNCMKRRVGCVIVRDNRVVATGYNGTPRHLTNCNQGGCLRCNKGHGSGASLSTCLCLHAEENALLEAGRDRIRDDSVLYCNTCPCLTCSIKIVQSGIREVVYAQSYSMDQDSHRVMSEANITLRQYQPPIDGIFI from the coding sequence ATGTTGATCGGTATATCAGGGACCCTTAGTTCGGGGAAAACGGAAGTGGCGCGATACTTGACTTTTCAAGGGTTTAAAGTGTTGCATTATCAACCACTACCTGCGGAAATACcagatgaattgaatgcatACACACCAGAGTCAGAGGATATCAACTACGAAATGGAGCAACTCGCGATCAAACAGTATTCTAATATGGAGAATTTCAAAGTGTTCAAGACATTGGATAGTTTGTTGGAGTTTGTTACTGTCAATTGGAGAGATAATTATGTCATTTCTCATATTGAAGATATCAACATGTTGAAAGCATTGCAAAAGCGTCCTTTTTTCCTCCACATATCAATCGATGCACCATTGAGTTTGAGATATAAGAGATAtgcaaagaagaagcagaCTTTGGAAGAGTTTGTTCAGCATAATGATGATACTTTGTTTAATTCGAAGTCACCATTACTcgaaatcaacaatcaagCACAAGTCAAGATTATCAATACATCGACATCGATCAAGGActtgttcatcaaattgtCCGAATTGAACCTACTTGATCCATCGAGATTACGTCCAACTTGGGACTCTTACTTTATGCGACTTGCCGATTTAGCTGCCCTTCGTTCAAATTGTATGAAGCGTAGAGTAGGATGTGTCATTGTGCGAGATAATCGTGTCGTTGCAACAGGTTATAATGGAACTCCAAGACATTTGACCAATTGTAATCAAGGCGGTTGTTTGCGTTGTAATAAGGGACATGGAAGTGGTGCTTCATTATCAACTTGTCTTTGTTTGCATGCCGAGGAGAATGCGTTGTTGGAAGCTGGAAGGGATAGAATTAGAGATGATAGTGTATTGTATTGCAATACGTGCCCATGTTTGACTTGTTCAATCAAGATTGTACAGAGTGGGATTCGAGAAGTTGTTTATGCTCAGAGCTACTCAATGGATCAGGATAGTCACCGAGTCATGAGTGAAGCAAATATTACATTACGACAATACCAACCACCAATAGATGGAATATTCATATAG